From Macrobrachium rosenbergii isolate ZJJX-2024 chromosome 22, ASM4041242v1, whole genome shotgun sequence, the proteins below share one genomic window:
- the LOC136850473 gene encoding LOW QUALITY PROTEIN: uncharacterized protein (The sequence of the model RefSeq protein was modified relative to this genomic sequence to represent the inferred CDS: deleted 1 base in 1 codon), which produces MQRLWHYHSPVSPTSFNMAPKLWHLCILWVSTVSILAVELDPCEPDCTSASPFDKVEDPYDCTQFYYCLADHTPTDHSVACPAGAAFNPDDGDCTGAVPSTPVGGGGGGGCHLTCNGTGDVISDPFNCNIFYECDAAGPQPPRTCPADRPYFDGENCVNDEAVCCIPSCEPSCEAAATQVPDPKDCNKFYICTEPGTPDESLHFSCPSGQTFDIGTGHCSASAECKILCPGSTVKPSESKWSFRELNLFQRLHRQLNLYRSWSFCQMQHLRAGILFCKASGDAGEQKSARKERCLILSLNSLAVSYQEIVLILLKKKIIKKNKKRQFYKKDNGGGYLLISAISVCARFRLSPRDGILKGCSLQARPVSTEIDLKSIMEVFQEFRRCFVILVVMSSIVSGHDIRKPLTESGNVLSGKLGASLKKGVIADCLDTITCGDARSVAKCTNCDPRYFYCAFSGATPEEKTCPSGQLFNPDPNFPRCILSSNCPYHPYPVPSTTKGPDPTSLTTKGSCVDTVTCTKKSLVAKCTYCDPRYFSCSAAGATPVPKTCPSGQMFNPDPRYARCILTNNCPYHPPWSSTTTTSTSTTTTTTTSTTTTTTPSTTTTSTTTTPSTTISTTTTPSTTTSTTTTPSTTTSTTTTPSTTTSATTTPSTTTTSTTTTPSTTATSTATTPSTTTTPTTTTPSMTTTPTSTIPSTTTTPTTTSPSTTTTPTTTTPSTTTTPATTTSTTTTPTTTEPPTTTTSTTIPTATSLSSAETTTPKCRDTFNCSDNGNFTKCDYCYKEYFYCEKAGDEGGIKQCQAGYVFNTDPTWAKCVSAGTCPYHPEPPVPHALWSIFPHALWSIF; this is translated from the exons ATGCAAAGGCTGTGGCATTACCATTCACCAGTTAGTCCCACATCCTTCAACATGGCTCCCAAACTGTGGCACTTGTGTATCTTATGGGTG AGTACCGTCAGCATCCTGGCAGTGGAACTTGATCCATGTGAACCAGACTGCACCAGCGCATCGCCTTTCGACAAGGTAGAGGACCCTTACGACTGCACGCAGTTCTATTACTGCCTTGCTGACCACACCCCAACAGACCACTCAGTGGCCTGTCCAGCAGGTGCAGCCTTCAACCCTGACGACGGCGACTGTACAGGCGCTGTGCCCTCGACCCCTgtg ggtggtggaggtggtggaggCTGCCATCTCACCTGCAATGGCACAGGAGATGTGATCAGCGATCCATTCAACTGCAACATCTTTTACGAATGCGATGCTGCTGGTCCACAGCCGCCGAGAACTTGCCCAGCCGACCGGCCGTACTTCGACGGCGAAAACTGTGTGAACGACGAGGCTGTTTGTTGCATCCCCAGCTGTGAACCCAGCTGCGAAGCCGCAGCAACGCAAGTTCCAGACCCAAAGGACTGTAATAAGTTCTACATATGCACGGAACCTGGCACTCCAGATGAAAGCCTCCACTTTTCATGCCCTTCGGGGCAAACCTTCGACATTGGTACAGGGCACTGCTCTGCCAGTGCGGAGTGTAAGATACTGTGCCCTGGTAGTACTGTCAAGCCCAGTGAGTCCAAGTGGAGCTTCAGAGAGCTCAACCTCTTCCAGCGGTTGCATAGACAGCTTAACTTGTACCGGTCCTGGAGTTTTTGCCAAATGCAACACCTGCGTGCCGGAATACTTTTCTGCAAAGCCTCAGGCGATGCGGGAGAGCAAAAGAGTGCACGAAAGGAAAGGTGTTTAATCCTGTCCCTGAATTCCCTAGCTGTATCCTACCAGGAAATTGTCCTtattctccttaaaaaaaaaataataaaaaaaaataaaaaaaggcagtttT ATAAGAAAGACAATGGAGGAGGTTATCTATTAATCTCTGCAATTTCCGTATGCGCGCGTTTCCGCCTTTCCCCGCGGGACGGTATATTAAAAGGTTGCAGCTTGCAAGCACGCCCAGTTTCAACGGAGATTGACCTGAAATCAATCATGGAAGTCTTCCAAGAATTTCGGAGATGTTTCGTAATTCTG GTTGTGATGTCTTCCATCGTCTCTGGACATGATATCAGGAAGCCTCTTACAGAGTCTGGAAATGTACTATCGGGAAAACTGGGTGCCAGTCTTAAAAAGGGAGTCATCGCTGACTGCCTTGATACAATCACCTGCGGAGATGCGCGTTCTGTCGCTAAGTGCACCAACTGTGATCCCAGATATTTCTACTGCGCATTCTCTGGTGCCACTCCAGAGGAGAAGACGTGTCCATCTGGGCAGTTATTCAACCCAGATCCCAACTTTCCCAGGTGTATCTTGTCCAGCAACTGCCCTTACCACCCTTACCCAGTACCCTCAACTACGAAGGGCCCTGACCCCACATCTCTGACAACCAAGGGAAGTTGTGTCGACACAGTCACCTGTACGAAAAAGTCGCTTGTTGCCAAGTGCACCTACTGCGACCCAAGGTATTTCTCCTGCTCAGCGGCGGGAGCAACGCCAGTGCCAAAGACATGTCCCTCCGGACAGATGTTCAACCCTGACCCCCGTTACGCAAGGTGCATTTTGACAAATAACTGCCCATACCATCCTCCATGGTCTTCGACCACCACTACAAGCACATCCACCACGACTACAACAACTACAAGTACTACTACGACCACTACTCCTTCAACCACAACTACGTCTACAACCACTACACCTTCAACGACTATATCTACAACCACTACTCCTTCAACGACTACATCTACAACCACTACTCCTTCAACGACTACATCTACAACCACTACTCCTTCAACGACTACATCTGCAACCACAACTCCTTCAACAACAACTACATCTACAACCACTACTCCTTCAACGACAGCTACTTCTACAGCCACTACTCCTTCAACGACAACTACACCTACAACCACTACTCCTTCAATGACAACTACACCTACATCCACTATTCCTTCAACGACAACTACACCTACAACCACTAGTCCTTCAACGACAACTACACCGACAACTACCACTCCTTCAACGACAACTACACCTGCAACCACTACTTCAACAACAACTACACCTACAACCACAGAGCCTCCAACGACAACTACATCTACAACCATTCCAACAGCAACATCATTATCAAGTGCAGAAACTACAACCCCTAAATGCAGGGACACCTTCAATTGTTCCGATAATGGAAATTTCACAAAATGTGACTATTGCTACAAAGAGTATTTCTATTGTGAAAAAGCAGGAGATGAGGGAGGAATTAAGCAATGTCAGGCCGGGTATGTCTTCAACACTGATCCAACTTGGGCAAAATGTGTCTCAGCAGGTACCTGCCCTTACCACCCAGAGCCACCTGTGCCACATGCACTATGGAGTATCTTTCCACATGCACTATGGagtatcttttaa